A single region of the Garra rufa chromosome 20, GarRuf1.0, whole genome shotgun sequence genome encodes:
- the rbm39a gene encoding RNA-binding protein 39a isoform X1 translates to MADDLDIEAMLEAPYKKDDNKSLSTNGHEERSKKKKKSKSRSRSRSRDKKRSRSRDRKKSHDRRRSRSKDRKRSRSRDRRRSRSRSRERGGRYKAPFSGLKFNGGPRGKTGPPPAIKLSRRRSRSRSPFKKDKSPIRQPIDNLTPEERDARTVFCMQLAARIRPRDLEEFFSAVGKVRDVRIISDRNSRRSKGIAYIEFVDSTSVPLAIGLSGQRLLGVPIIVQASQAEKNRAAALANNLQKGSSGPMRLYVGSLHFNITEDMLRGIFEPFGRIDSIQLMMDSETGRSKGYGFITFSDAECAKKALEQLNGFELAGRPMKVGHVTERTDASTASSFLDNDELERTGIDLGTTGRLQLMARLAEGTGLQIPPAAQQALQMSGSMVAMAAATAAMNPGLSFNINVPTNQALNLPSQPIATHCFQLSNMFNPNSENDPGWEIEIQDDVIEECNKHGGVIHIYVDKKSAEGNVYVKCPSIPAAMAAVSALHGRWFGGKMITAAYVPLPTYHNLFPESVQATQLLMPSRR, encoded by the exons atggcCGATGATTTGGACATTGAAGCAATGCTCGAGGCTCCATATAAAAAG GATGACAACAAGTCCTTAAGTACCAATGGCCACGAGGAGCGGAGCAAGAA GAAAAAGAAGAGCAAAAGTCGCAGCAGAAGCCGCAGCCGGGACAAGAAGAGAAGCAGGAGTCGTGATCGCAAGAAGAGTCATGACCGCAGGAGGAGCCGCAGCAAAGATCGAAAGCGCAGCCGCAGCAGGGATAGACGGCGCAGTCGTTCCAGGAGCAGGGAGCGTGGTGGTCGCTACAAAGCTCCATT TTCTGGCCTGAAATTTAACGGTGGTCCCAGGGGGAAGACTGGCCCACCACCTGCCATCAAACTAAG CCGCAGAAGGTCTAGAAGCCGCAGTCCTTTCAAGAAAGACAAAAGCCCTATAAG ACAGCCCATTGATAATCTCACCCCCGAAGAAAGGGATGCACGCACAGTGTTCTGCATGCAGCTGGCAGCCAGAATCCGACCTCGAGACCTGGAGGAATTCTTTTCTGCAGTGGGAAAA GTGCGAGATGTGAGAATCATCTCTGATAGAAACTCCAGAAGATCCAAAGGAATTGCATACATTGAGTTTGTGGATTCCACTTCTGTACCTTTGGCAATTGGCCTGTCTGGTCAAAGACTTCTCGGAGTACCAATCATTGTACAGGCTTCACAG GCTGAGAAGAACAGAGCAGCTGCGTTGGCCAACAACCTACAGAAGGGCAGTTCTGGACCTATGAGACTGTATGTTGGCTCGTTGCATTTCAACATCACAGAAGACATGCTCCGAGGCATCTTTGAACCTTTTGGAAGG ATTGATAGCATTCAACTGATGATGGACAGTGAAACAGGCCGATCAAAAGGATATGGCTTTATCACA TTTTCTGATGCTGAATGTGCTAAGAAGGCTCTGGAACAGCTTAATGGCTTTGAGTTGGCTGGCAGACCAATGAAAGTGGGACATGTGACGGAGCGCACTGATGCCTCCACTGCCAGCTCCTTCCTAGATAATGATGAGCTGGAAAGAACTGGCATTGATTTGGGAACTACTGGTAGACTTCAACTCATGGCCAGACTGGCCGAGG GTACTGGTCTGCAAATCCCACCTGCTGCTCAACAGGCCCTTCAGATGAGTGGCTCCATGGTAGCTATGGCTGCAGCTACTG CTGCCATGAACCCTGGATTGAGTTTTAACATCAATGTGCCCACAAACCAGGCTTTGAATCTACCATCACAACCAATTGCAACGCACTGTTTCCAGCTGTCTAACATGTTCAATCCAAACTC AGAAAATGATCCTGGTTGGGAAATTGAGATTCAGGATGATGTTATTGAAGAGTGCAACAAACACGGTGGAGTCATACACATATATGTGGACAAGAAATCAGCTGAA GGTAATGTCTATGTGAAGTGTCCCAGCATTCCTGCTGCTATGGCTGCTGTCAGTGCATTACATGGACGTTGGTTTGGAG GTAAAATGATCACAGCAGCTTATGTCCCTCTTCCTACATACCACAACCTTTTCCCAGAGTCAGTGCAGGCAACACAGCTTCTTATGCCCAGTCGCCGGTGA
- the rbm39a gene encoding RNA-binding protein 39a isoform X2 has translation MKDDNKSLSTNGHEERSKKKKKSKSRSRSRSRDKKRSRSRDRKKSHDRRRSRSKDRKRSRSRDRRRSRSRSRERGGRYKAPFSGLKFNGGPRGKTGPPPAIKLSRRRSRSRSPFKKDKSPIRQPIDNLTPEERDARTVFCMQLAARIRPRDLEEFFSAVGKVRDVRIISDRNSRRSKGIAYIEFVDSTSVPLAIGLSGQRLLGVPIIVQASQAEKNRAAALANNLQKGSSGPMRLYVGSLHFNITEDMLRGIFEPFGRIDSIQLMMDSETGRSKGYGFITFSDAECAKKALEQLNGFELAGRPMKVGHVTERTDASTASSFLDNDELERTGIDLGTTGRLQLMARLAEGTGLQIPPAAQQALQMSGSMVAMAAATAAMNPGLSFNINVPTNQALNLPSQPIATHCFQLSNMFNPNSENDPGWEIEIQDDVIEECNKHGGVIHIYVDKKSAEGNVYVKCPSIPAAMAAVSALHGRWFGGKMITAAYVPLPTYHNLFPESVQATQLLMPSRR, from the exons ATGAAG GATGACAACAAGTCCTTAAGTACCAATGGCCACGAGGAGCGGAGCAAGAA GAAAAAGAAGAGCAAAAGTCGCAGCAGAAGCCGCAGCCGGGACAAGAAGAGAAGCAGGAGTCGTGATCGCAAGAAGAGTCATGACCGCAGGAGGAGCCGCAGCAAAGATCGAAAGCGCAGCCGCAGCAGGGATAGACGGCGCAGTCGTTCCAGGAGCAGGGAGCGTGGTGGTCGCTACAAAGCTCCATT TTCTGGCCTGAAATTTAACGGTGGTCCCAGGGGGAAGACTGGCCCACCACCTGCCATCAAACTAAG CCGCAGAAGGTCTAGAAGCCGCAGTCCTTTCAAGAAAGACAAAAGCCCTATAAG ACAGCCCATTGATAATCTCACCCCCGAAGAAAGGGATGCACGCACAGTGTTCTGCATGCAGCTGGCAGCCAGAATCCGACCTCGAGACCTGGAGGAATTCTTTTCTGCAGTGGGAAAA GTGCGAGATGTGAGAATCATCTCTGATAGAAACTCCAGAAGATCCAAAGGAATTGCATACATTGAGTTTGTGGATTCCACTTCTGTACCTTTGGCAATTGGCCTGTCTGGTCAAAGACTTCTCGGAGTACCAATCATTGTACAGGCTTCACAG GCTGAGAAGAACAGAGCAGCTGCGTTGGCCAACAACCTACAGAAGGGCAGTTCTGGACCTATGAGACTGTATGTTGGCTCGTTGCATTTCAACATCACAGAAGACATGCTCCGAGGCATCTTTGAACCTTTTGGAAGG ATTGATAGCATTCAACTGATGATGGACAGTGAAACAGGCCGATCAAAAGGATATGGCTTTATCACA TTTTCTGATGCTGAATGTGCTAAGAAGGCTCTGGAACAGCTTAATGGCTTTGAGTTGGCTGGCAGACCAATGAAAGTGGGACATGTGACGGAGCGCACTGATGCCTCCACTGCCAGCTCCTTCCTAGATAATGATGAGCTGGAAAGAACTGGCATTGATTTGGGAACTACTGGTAGACTTCAACTCATGGCCAGACTGGCCGAGG GTACTGGTCTGCAAATCCCACCTGCTGCTCAACAGGCCCTTCAGATGAGTGGCTCCATGGTAGCTATGGCTGCAGCTACTG CTGCCATGAACCCTGGATTGAGTTTTAACATCAATGTGCCCACAAACCAGGCTTTGAATCTACCATCACAACCAATTGCAACGCACTGTTTCCAGCTGTCTAACATGTTCAATCCAAACTC AGAAAATGATCCTGGTTGGGAAATTGAGATTCAGGATGATGTTATTGAAGAGTGCAACAAACACGGTGGAGTCATACACATATATGTGGACAAGAAATCAGCTGAA GGTAATGTCTATGTGAAGTGTCCCAGCATTCCTGCTGCTATGGCTGCTGTCAGTGCATTACATGGACGTTGGTTTGGAG GTAAAATGATCACAGCAGCTTATGTCCCTCTTCCTACATACCACAACCTTTTCCCAGAGTCAGTGCAGGCAACACAGCTTCTTATGCCCAGTCGCCGGTGA
- the rem1 gene encoding GTP-binding protein REM 1 translates to MTLNTQKEGKEPLRRRASTPIPSSHQAARGETDPSADPYHPPLAQSASYHPGDKSIHSRANWSSDSESDSSGAECLYRVVLLGDHGVGKSSLANIFAGIQEKDAHKHIGEDTYERTLTVDEEETTLVVMDTWETEKQEEDEKWVQDYCMQVGNAYIIVYSITDRSSFESASELRIQLRRIRQAENIPIILVGNKSDLVRSREVAVEEGRACAVVFDCKFIETSASLHHNVHELFEGIVRQIRLRRDSKETNERRRSIYKRKESITKKARRFLDRLVAKNNKKMALKVRSKSCHDLAVL, encoded by the exons ATGACACTCAACACACAGAAAGAGGGAAAGGAACCACTGAGGAGAAGAGCAAGTACTCCCATTCCCTCCTCTCATCAGGCGGCCAGGGGAGAAACAGACCCTTCAGCTGACCCTTATCACCCTCCGCTCGCCCAGTCAGCCTCGTACCATCCTGGAGACAAGAGCATCCACTCACGGGCCAACTGGTCTTCAGACTCGGAGTCGGACAGCTCTGGTGCCGAGTGTCTTTATCGCGTGGTTTTGTTGGGGGATCACGGCGTGGGGAAGTCAAGCCTTGCCAACATTTTTGCTGGAATACAAGAGAAGGATGCACACAAACACATTGGAG AGGATACATATGAGAGAACTCTTACGGTCGATGAGGAGGAGACGACCCTAGTTGTGATGGACACATGGGAAACAGAAAAACAG GAGGAAGATGAGAAGTGGGTGCAGGATTACTGCATGCAGGTGGGCAATGCTTACATCATTGTTTACTCAATCACTGACCGCAGCAGCTTTGAGAGCGCATCAGAGTTGCGAATCCAGTTGCGTCGCATCCGGCAGGCTGAAAACATTCCTATCATCCTTGTGGGCAACAAAAGTGACTTAGTGCGCTCTCGAGAGGTGGCAGTGGAAG AGGGTCGGGCTTGTGCGGTGGTATTCGACTGCAAGTTCATAGAAACCTCCGCCTCCCTCCACCACAACGTTCACGAGCTCTTTGAGGGCATTGTGAGGCAGATCCGACTGCGGCGAGACAGCAAAGAGACCAATGAGCGCCGACGCTCCATCTACAAGCGAAAAGAGAGCATCACCAAGAAAGCCAGACGCTTTCTAGATCGACTTGTGGCCAAgaacaacaagaagatggccctgaAAGTGCGCTCCAAGTCCTGTCATGACCTCGCTGTGCTGTGA
- the c20h20orf96 gene encoding uncharacterized protein C20orf96 homolog — protein sequence MKYNIKELMLLIKSRKEAIKDLEGLCQQLQERNLQMARSIMDTDRSSFARANELLIQTEQKRRSAVTLKQWNDRLIKSAKAELTDIKEESQTRLNGLQKQLDLLKAKVVKAQTELRSLKAYKDMEFPVKALQIADVERKLERLKEMQQKEKEDLNLLFKKEMDNLERRQCQREQEVLSAVVETHASHIPPIVKLMASENDIMREKIHNQRKMVMEMERRNEELRKSIQELQLSRPKNIRREIFPDVFLKSDKCTPDMDVHLNIPQMDLLPV from the exons ATGAAATACAACATCAAAGAACTGATG TTACTCATCAAATCCAGGAAAGAAGCAATAAAAGACTTGGAGGGGCTCTGTCAACAACTTCAAGAAAGGAACCTGCAGATGGCCAGAAGCATTATGGATACAGACAGAAGCTCATTCGCCAGAGCCAACGAACTGCTCATCCAGACAGAGCAAAAAAGG AGATCAGCAGTAACTTTGAAACAATGGAATGACAGGCTAATTAAAAGTGCCAAAGCAGAGCTGACAGATATAAAGGAAGAATCGCAGACACGCCTCAACG GCCTGCAGAAGCAGTTGGATTTGCTAAAAGCAAAGGTGGTAAAGGCTCAGACAGAGCTCCGCAGCTTGAAGGCATACAAAGATATGGAGTTTCCAGTCAAGGCCTTGCAGATTGCCGATGTGGAAAGAAAGCTGGAGAGACTGAAAGAGATGCAGCAG AAGGAGAAAGAGGATTTAAATCTGttgtttaaaaaagaaatggaTAATTTGGAGAGACGCCAATGCCAAAGAGAACAGGAAGTGCTGTCTGCTGTTGTTGAG ACGCATGCTTCCCACATCCCTCCCATCGTCAAATTGATGGCCTCAGAGAACGACATAATGAGGGAAAAGATTCATAATCAGAGAAAG atggtAATGGAGATGGAGAGGAGGAATGAAGAACTAAGAAAGAGTATTCAGGAACTGCAACTGTCGAGACCAAAAAACATCAGGAGAGAGATATTTCCAGATGTTTTCCTGAAATCGGACAA GTGTACTCCAGATATGGATGTCCATCTCAATATACCCCAAATGGATTTACTCCCCGTGTAG